In Leptolyngbya sp. NIES-2104, the genomic window AGTAAGAACAATTTTCAGAATTCAGAACGATTTCAAGCATTCAAAGTCCCCCAATTTTGGGGGATTTAGGGGGCGAAGGATTTCGGCAACGACAGATCAATCGATTTGCGTATACACAGTAGGAATGGAATTCGGGGCTAATCGAACGAAGTCCACTGAAGGGGACTAAAACCAAGTCGAGCGTCTTCAGTCCGTTAAAAACGGACTTCGCACTGTCAGCCCCGAATTCTATTCTGGGGCGATTAAGCAACGCAGCGAGAAAACTTTAACCCACGCTCTAACGCGATTTAACTCCCAAGATAGTTTGGTCAAGCCTCTTCACCTTGGTACAGTCGGAGAATCTTCTGAGCCAAGGTGAAAAGCCATGATCGATCGCACAATTCAGCTAAATGAGTGCAAACTTCACTACCAACAGTGTGGGGAGGAATGTCGATCGCTGCCGATTCTATTTCTCCACGGTTGGGGAATCTCGGCGGAACCGTACGGCGAAGTGTTAGAACAACTTGGAAAAATTCATCCCGTTTATGCGCCTGATTTACCGAGCTTTGCGCGATCGGAATACGATAAGCTGATCCCCGATTACAAAACCTATGCGGCGTTTTTGGTCGAATTTTTGGACAAGCTGAATTTAGAGCAAGTTCATTTAGTCGGGCACTCGTTTGGGGGTGGAATTTCGTTGACGATCGCGGCTCTGTTTCCAGAACGAGTCAAAAGTCTTGCGCTTCTCGGCAGTACTGGAATTCCGACGGTTTCAGTTCCAGAAATCATTCCGAGACGAGCGATCGAGATGACGGCACAATTAGCTTTACCAAAACCAGAATTGAAATTCGCCACGATCCCGAAAGTATTCACGCACAATCTTTTAACCAATACTGCAAATCTGCTTCAGGCGTTGTTGCTTTCGCTGTATGGAGATTTGCGGCATTTGTTACCGAGTATTCAAACGCCTGCATTGTTGCTTTGGTCGGACAAAGACTTGACTGAACCGTTAGCGATCGCGAATGAAATGGCGACTTTGCTCCCGAATTCGAGATTAGCGATCGTGCCTGAAGGCTTCCACGAATGGGGACTTTGGTATCCAGAAAAATTCACCTCAATGGTCTTGGAGTTCACTCAACAGATTGAGCGTTATTCGTTCATTTCTCGGTAAGTTGCCACCGCAGAAGGCGAAACACGATTGAGATAACGGAAGATCCAATACTTAAAAATCGTGTCTAGAATCACTGGAAAAGTTGCAATAAACAAGAAAATAAAATCGCGATTTGCAGGTAAGCCAAAATGTTTTGAAACACCTTCGAGAATGATTTCCCAACCGTGTGGTGAGTGGAATCCGACAAAGACATCAGTAAACAGAATGATAATAAATGCTTTAGCACTATCGCTCAGACCGTAAACGGTTTCATCCATGAATGACTTGAGAATCTCGATTTCGCGTTTACCGTTGAGAAGAACCACGACAAAAGCGATCGTGCCTAAAATATCTGCAATCCAGTTCTTAATCGCGTTTGCGCTTTGATTTGAAAAAGTTTCTGCAATTTCAGTCGCTTTCTCACGCACTAAAACTTCGACTTCTCCAGCGCGTTCTTTTGCTCTAGTTTCGACTTCTTCCGCTGTTAAAACATTCCGTTCTAACGCTTCTTTGATCATATTCTCAAACTTTAGCCGCTCCTCGTATCGCTGCATTTCTCGGATTGCTTCTTCTGCCATTTCACCGTTTAGGAAAATGCGATCGGGATTCTCGATTTTGAACTGGCGAGAAATCCAGGCACCAGGGGGTAACGCATTAGTCAGAACGAAATTTCGCGTCACTTGCTGAACTAATAACGGAATGACGATCAGAATTAAAATAAAGCGAACTGCCAGTAAAGTTTTTACTTTAGAAACTCGATAGCTTTGAACGAATTCAGCTTCAGATTTAGGGTCAAGGTCGCGTCTTAAGCGGTTCAAAGTAGCAAGAATCGATCGTGGAAGTAACCCCGTTTTATCAGAAATACTTTCAAAATCTTCAGAAGTCGTTGCCGCTGTGGTGGGAACTTTTTCAGTATCGGGAGTTGTTAAATTTCGATTAGAATTCTTTTTCTCAAGGCTGCCATTATTTTCAACCGAAAGTAGCGAGGTTGAAACGGCTTCTAATGTTAATTGTTCATTTGCATATCGAGCGAGCATCTCATCAATAAATCGCAGTTTTTCTAATGTAATCGCTGGCTTATCGCGGATGGTTGGGACAAATCGAGCCGAACCAATCTCAGCCGTTTCAATCGTCCGAACTTCTTGCACCCGTTTATTCGGATTGGTGATAGCGAGTGCTGACCGACTCCGACGAAATTCGGTCAATCGCATCCGAATAACGCGGAGGTACTTTTGTAAATCAGCAGAGAAATAGTCATAAGCACTGCCCCGCAGTTGTGTCGATTGCGGAGAAATCTTTTTGCCACCGAAATGCTCGTTTTCGATCGCTTTAATTTTCAGTGCTGCATCGTAAGCCTGGTCAAGGGCACGATCGGGGGTTTCTAAGTACCATTGCTCAGCCCGACGCACGTAAGCTCTTAGTTGAGAAAGTAGCGAATTGTTGTTCATAGCTGGACGCAAAATCGGAGTCAAAAGAGGTGTCTAATGTTACAGAGTAGCGGATTAACGGGTTAGAGTTGGACGATCGAGCTATTCTGAAGCCGCTTTTTTCAGAAGGTTTAGGATAGAGGAAGCGGATCGTATCCTAGCAAATCCGACCGAGGAGATTTCGTGCAAATGCAAACATTTCGATCAGTCTGGATTCAAGGCGCGTCGAGAACTGGGAAAAGTGCCCGTTTGGTAGCTCAGGCGTGTGAATGGATGCGGGTGAAACGATCTGGAATTTTAGTTTTAGCCGCGATCGGAGATAATCGTCTGGATTTAAGCGATCGATTAACCGATGCGACTCAAGGCAAATTTCCCTTCCGCGCAACAACCCCGCTCGGATTTTTTGAAGATGAAGTGACGCTTTTCTGGTCGCTATTAGTTCAACACTTAGATCTTAAAGCGCAATTTCCAGTCAGGTTGCGCCCCGAAAATGAGCAGGAGTTAGCGACGAAATTATGGCGGGTTGAGTTGGATCATGCGATCGACGAATCCGGTATTCCCGAAGCGCGATTAGTTCGGCGTGTTTTGGACTTGATGCAGCTTGGAGCTTTGGGCGGAGTCGCGATCGAGGACATTCCCGCGATGCTAAATCAGGG contains:
- a CDS encoding proton extrusion protein PcxA, translating into MNNNSLLSQLRAYVRRAEQWYLETPDRALDQAYDAALKIKAIENEHFGGKKISPQSTQLRGSAYDYFSADLQKYLRVIRMRLTEFRRSRSALAITNPNKRVQEVRTIETAEIGSARFVPTIRDKPAITLEKLRFIDEMLARYANEQLTLEAVSTSLLSVENNGSLEKKNSNRNLTTPDTEKVPTTAATTSEDFESISDKTGLLPRSILATLNRLRRDLDPKSEAEFVQSYRVSKVKTLLAVRFILILIVIPLLVQQVTRNFVLTNALPPGAWISRQFKIENPDRIFLNGEMAEEAIREMQRYEERLKFENMIKEALERNVLTAEEVETRAKERAGEVEVLVREKATEIAETFSNQSANAIKNWIADILGTIAFVVVLLNGKREIEILKSFMDETVYGLSDSAKAFIIILFTDVFVGFHSPHGWEIILEGVSKHFGLPANRDFIFLFIATFPVILDTIFKYWIFRYLNRVSPSAVATYREMNE
- a CDS encoding alpha/beta fold hydrolase, with the translated sequence MIDRTIQLNECKLHYQQCGEECRSLPILFLHGWGISAEPYGEVLEQLGKIHPVYAPDLPSFARSEYDKLIPDYKTYAAFLVEFLDKLNLEQVHLVGHSFGGGISLTIAALFPERVKSLALLGSTGIPTVSVPEIIPRRAIEMTAQLALPKPELKFATIPKVFTHNLLTNTANLLQALLLSLYGDLRHLLPSIQTPALLLWSDKDLTEPLAIANEMATLLPNSRLAIVPEGFHEWGLWYPEKFTSMVLEFTQQIERYSFISR